In the Flavobacterium pallidum genome, one interval contains:
- the rpsD gene encoding 30S ribosomal protein S4 produces MARYTGPKTKIARKFGEAIFGEDKAFEKRNYPPGQHGMAKKRGKKSEYAIQLMEKQKAKYTYGILEKQFRGLFEKASAARGVTGEVLIQLCEARLDNVVYRMGISSSRRGARQIVSHRHITVNGENVNIPSYHLKPGDKVAVREKSKSLESIERSLANSSRVYEWITWNNDTKEGVFVSVPARLQIPENIKEQLIVELYNK; encoded by the coding sequence ATGGCAAGATATACTGGTCCAAAAACCAAAATCGCCCGTAAATTCGGCGAAGCTATTTTCGGAGAAGACAAAGCCTTCGAAAAAAGAAACTACCCGCCGGGACAACACGGAATGGCGAAAAAAAGAGGTAAAAAATCTGAATATGCAATTCAGTTGATGGAAAAGCAAAAAGCGAAGTACACCTACGGAATTCTTGAAAAACAATTCAGGGGCCTTTTTGAAAAAGCATCTGCAGCACGTGGTGTAACAGGTGAAGTACTGATCCAGCTTTGCGAAGCGAGATTGGACAACGTAGTTTACAGAATGGGAATATCTTCTTCAAGAAGGGGTGCCCGTCAAATCGTTTCACACAGGCACATCACTGTTAATGGAGAGAATGTGAACATTCCTTCTTACCACCTGAAACCAGGCGATAAAGTGGCTGTTCGTGAAAAATCAAAATCATTAGAATCCATCGAGCGTTCATTAGCTAATTCTTCTCGTGTATATGAGTGGATTACCTGGAATAACGATACTAAAGAAGGTGTTTTCGTATCAGTGCCTGCAAGATTGCAGATTCCTGAAAACATCAAAGAACAACTGATCGTCGAATTGTACAACAAATAA
- the rpsK gene encoding 30S ribosomal protein S11, with protein MAKASTKKRKVIVESTGEAHINATFNNIIISLTNKKGEVISWSSAGKMGFRGSKKNTPYAAQMAAEDCSKVALEAGLKKVKVYVKGPGNGRESAIRSIHNGGIEVTEIIDVTPMPHNGCRPPKRRRV; from the coding sequence ATGGCTAAGGCAAGTACAAAAAAACGTAAAGTCATTGTTGAGTCAACAGGAGAAGCGCACATCAACGCTACTTTCAACAACATCATCATTTCGTTGACCAACAAGAAAGGTGAAGTGATTTCGTGGTCTTCAGCTGGTAAAATGGGCTTCAGGGGTTCTAAGAAGAACACTCCTTACGCAGCCCAGATGGCCGCAGAAGATTGCAGCAAAGTCGCTTTGGAAGCTGGACTTAAAAAAGTAAAAGTATATGTAAAAGGACCAGGTAACGGACGTGAGTCTGCTATCCGTTCGATTCATAACGGTGGGATTGAAGTAACCGAAATCATCGACGTTACCCCAATGCCGCACAATGGATGTAGGCCTCCAAAAAGAAGAAGAGTCTAA
- the rpsM gene encoding 30S ribosomal protein S13 has protein sequence MARIAGVDIPKNKRGVIALTYIFGIGSSRASEILAKANVSEDIKVQDWNDDQIGAIRDAVSYYKIEGELRSEVSLNIKRLMDIGCYRGIRHRAGLPLRGQRTKNNSRTRKGKRKTVANKKKATK, from the coding sequence ATGGCAAGAATAGCAGGGGTAGACATCCCAAAAAACAAAAGAGGCGTTATTGCTCTTACCTACATCTTCGGAATCGGTAGCAGCAGGGCCAGCGAGATTTTGGCAAAAGCCAACGTTAGCGAAGATATTAAAGTTCAGGACTGGAATGACGATCAGATCGGCGCCATCCGTGATGCGGTATCTTACTACAAAATTGAAGGTGAACTTCGTTCTGAAGTGTCTTTGAACATCAAACGTTTGATGGACATCGGATGCTACAGGGGTATTCGTCACAGGGCCGGTCTTCCTTTAAGGGGACAAAGGACCAAGAATAACTCAAGGACAAGAAAAGGTAAGAGGAAAACTGTTGCCAACAAGAAAAAAGCAACTAAATAA
- the ykgO gene encoding type B 50S ribosomal protein L36 produces the protein MKVRASVKKRSAECVIVRRKGRLYVINKKNPRFKQRQG, from the coding sequence ATGAAAGTAAGAGCATCAGTTAAGAAAAGAAGCGCCGAATGCGTCATCGTTCGCAGAAAAGGCAGATTATACGTAATCAACAAAAAGAATCCTAGATTTAAACAAAGACAAGGATAA
- the infA gene encoding translation initiation factor IF-1: MAKQSAIEQDGSIIEALSNAMFRVELENGHIVIAHISGKMRMHYIKLLPGDKVKLEMSPYDLSKARITYRY, encoded by the coding sequence ATGGCTAAACAATCAGCAATAGAGCAGGACGGATCAATTATAGAAGCATTGTCGAATGCTATGTTCCGTGTGGAATTAGAAAACGGTCACATCGTAATCGCACACATCTCCGGAAAAATGCGTATGCATTACATCAAGTTATTACCTGGTGATAAAGTAAAACTGGAAATGAGCCCTTACGATTTGTCAAAAGCAAGAATTACTTATAGATATTAA
- the secY gene encoding preprotein translocase subunit SecY, which yields MKKFFESLANVWKIDELRNRIVFTLGLLLVYRFGAHVTLPGIDATQLDGLTGQTKNGIGSILDMFTGGAFSKASILALGIMPYISASIVVQLMGIAIPYLQKLQKDGESGRKKLNQITRWLTIAITLVQGPGYIYNLRQTLPATAFNAEFFSFYFLFISVAILVTGTIFAMWLGEKITDKGIGNGISLLIMVGILARMPQAFAQEFTSTITNNNGGPMLLVIEIIVWLLVIIACVLLVMAVRKIPVQYARRTVSGEFEQDANGANRQFIPLKLNASGVMPIIFAQAIMFIPAALAKLSQSDISQSIAAEFSNVFGFWYCLVFALLIIIFTYFYTAITVPTNKMADDLKRSSGFIPGIRPGVETSDYLDKIMSLITFPGSLFLALIAVFPALVHNAGVQQQWAMFFGGTSLIIMVGVAIDTIQQINSYILNRHYDSLMKSGKNRKAVA from the coding sequence ATGAAGAAATTTTTTGAATCTTTAGCCAATGTCTGGAAAATAGACGAATTGAGGAACAGGATCGTGTTTACACTCGGACTGCTGCTCGTGTATCGTTTTGGTGCACACGTTACATTACCAGGTATTGATGCGACGCAGTTGGACGGACTGACCGGACAAACGAAAAACGGAATCGGGTCTATCCTGGATATGTTTACAGGCGGTGCTTTCTCTAAAGCTTCTATTCTTGCTTTGGGTATTATGCCTTACATCTCTGCATCGATCGTAGTACAGTTGATGGGAATTGCAATTCCTTACCTGCAAAAACTACAGAAGGACGGAGAAAGCGGAAGAAAGAAACTGAACCAGATTACACGTTGGCTGACCATCGCGATTACTTTGGTACAGGGCCCTGGTTACATTTATAACCTGAGACAGACATTACCGGCAACGGCTTTCAATGCAGAATTCTTCTCTTTCTACTTCCTGTTCATTTCTGTAGCGATCCTTGTGACCGGTACGATATTTGCAATGTGGCTTGGAGAAAAGATCACTGATAAAGGAATCGGCAATGGAATCTCATTATTGATTATGGTGGGAATCTTAGCCAGGATGCCTCAGGCTTTTGCACAGGAATTCACTTCGACGATCACAAACAATAATGGTGGGCCAATGTTATTGGTCATTGAAATCATCGTTTGGTTGCTGGTTATCATCGCGTGTGTATTGCTGGTTATGGCCGTAAGGAAAATTCCTGTACAGTACGCAAGAAGGACCGTTTCAGGTGAATTCGAGCAGGATGCCAACGGTGCAAACAGGCAATTTATTCCTTTAAAGCTGAATGCTTCCGGAGTGATGCCAATCATCTTTGCACAGGCGATTATGTTCATTCCGGCTGCTTTGGCTAAATTGTCACAGTCTGACATTTCCCAGTCCATTGCGGCTGAATTCAGTAACGTATTCGGTTTTTGGTATTGTCTGGTATTTGCATTGCTGATCATCATCTTTACTTATTTCTATACTGCAATCACCGTGCCTACTAACAAGATGGCCGATGATCTGAAAAGAAGCAGTGGATTTATCCCTGGCATCAGGCCGGGAGTTGAAACTTCGGATTACCTGGATAAAATCATGTCTTTAATAACGTTTCCCGGATCTTTATTCCTTGCACTTATCGCCGTGTTCCCGGCTTTGGTACACAATGCAGGAGTACAGCAGCAATGGGCGATGTTCTTTGGAGGTACGTCGTTAATCATTATGGTTGGTGTTGCGATAGATACAATTCAGCAAATCAACTCATATATATTGAACAGGCACTACGACAGCTTGATGAAGAGCGGTAAAAACAGAAAAGCAGTAGCTTAA
- the rplO gene encoding 50S ribosomal protein L15: MNLSNLQPAEGSTHNQNKRLGRGEGSGKGGTASRGHKGAKSRSGYSKKIGFEGGQMPLQRRVPKFGFKNINRKEYEGVNLDTLQMLVDNGIVTDTVDMTVFVANRLATKNEMVKVLGRGELKAKLKVTAHKFTATAKAAIEAAGGEAVTL; encoded by the coding sequence ATGAATTTAAGTAACTTACAACCTGCTGAGGGTTCAACCCACAATCAGAATAAGAGGTTAGGTCGCGGAGAAGGTTCCGGAAAAGGTGGTACCGCTTCACGTGGTCACAAAGGAGCTAAGTCCCGTTCAGGATACTCTAAAAAGATTGGTTTTGAAGGAGGTCAGATGCCACTTCAAAGACGTGTGCCTAAGTTTGGTTTCAAAAACATCAACCGTAAAGAATACGAAGGTGTTAATCTTGATACATTGCAAATGTTGGTAGACAATGGAATTGTTACGGATACTGTTGATATGACAGTATTTGTTGCAAACCGTCTTGCTACAAAAAATGAAATGGTGAAAGTATTGGGAAGAGGTGAACTGAAAGCAAAATTAAAAGTAACTGCTCACAAATTTACGGCTACTGCCAAAGCTGCTATCGAAGCTGCTGGTGGTGAAGCGGTAACATTATAA
- the rpmD gene encoding 50S ribosomal protein L30, whose product MAKLLVKQVRSKINCPLTQKRGLEALGLRKMGQVVEHESNPAILGMINKVKHLVSVEEVK is encoded by the coding sequence ATGGCAAAATTATTAGTAAAACAAGTTAGAAGCAAAATCAACTGTCCGCTTACGCAAAAGAGAGGACTTGAAGCTTTAGGCCTTCGTAAAATGGGCCAGGTTGTGGAGCATGAGTCAAATCCTGCAATCCTTGGGATGATCAATAAAGTTAAACACTTAGTTTCCGTTGAGGAAGTTAAATAA
- the rpsE gene encoding 30S ribosomal protein S5 produces the protein MKNRNIESVKPSGLELKDRLVSVNRVTKVTKGGRAFGFSAIVVVGDENGVVGHGLGKSKDVSEAIAKAVEDAKKNLVKIPLSGQSVPHEQKGKFGGARVFLMPASHGTGVIAGGAVRSVLESVGIHDVLSKSQGSSNPHNVVKATFDALLQMRSAHTVAKQRGISLEKVFKG, from the coding sequence ATGAAAAATAGAAATATAGAATCTGTAAAACCAAGCGGACTTGAACTTAAAGACCGTCTGGTAAGTGTAAATCGTGTTACCAAAGTTACAAAAGGGGGTCGTGCATTCGGTTTCTCTGCAATCGTAGTGGTAGGTGATGAAAATGGAGTAGTAGGTCACGGATTGGGAAAATCTAAGGACGTTTCTGAGGCAATCGCTAAGGCGGTGGAAGATGCAAAGAAAAATCTTGTGAAAATTCCTTTGAGCGGACAATCAGTTCCACACGAACAAAAAGGAAAATTTGGTGGAGCGCGTGTGTTCCTGATGCCTGCTTCGCATGGTACGGGAGTTATCGCCGGTGGTGCCGTTCGTTCGGTATTGGAGTCGGTGGGTATCCACGACGTATTGTCAAAATCACAAGGATCATCAAATCCGCATAACGTGGTAAAAGCAACTTTCGATGCTTTACTGCAAATGAGAAGTGCTCATACCGTTGCAAAACAAAGGGGTATTTCTTTAGAGAAAGTATTTAAAGGATAA
- the rplR gene encoding 50S ribosomal protein L18: MSLTKSDRRQRIKFRIRKIVSGTAAKPRLSVFRSNKEIYAQLIDDVNGVTLLAASSREKGVNKGTNIATAGEVGKLVAEKALKAGIETVTFDRGGYLYHGRIQSLAEGARAAGLKF; encoded by the coding sequence ATGTCATTAACAAAATCCGATAGAAGACAGAGGATCAAATTCAGAATCAGAAAGATTGTAAGCGGAACTGCTGCAAAACCAAGGCTTTCTGTATTCAGGAGCAATAAGGAAATCTATGCACAACTCATTGATGATGTGAATGGAGTGACTTTATTGGCTGCATCTTCAAGAGAAAAAGGAGTAAATAAAGGTACTAATATCGCTACTGCAGGGGAAGTTGGAAAACTTGTTGCTGAAAAAGCGCTTAAGGCCGGAATCGAAACAGTTACATTCGACAGGGGTGGTTACTTATACCACGGTCGTATTCAATCATTAGCAGAAGGCGCAAGAGCCGCTGGACTTAAATTCTAA
- the rplF gene encoding 50S ribosomal protein L6, producing the protein MSRIGKNPVVVPAGVTVEVKDGMVTVKGKKGQLIQEFADVTIKMEGDQVLVERSSDSKDQRAKHGLYRALISNMVVGVSEGFTKELELVGVGYRASNQGQKLDLALGFSHNIVIDVAPEVVVETISEKGKNPIIKLTSFDKQLLGAVAAKIRGFRRPEPYKGKGVKFVGEVLRRKAGKSA; encoded by the coding sequence ATGTCAAGAATAGGTAAAAACCCAGTTGTAGTACCTGCAGGAGTTACTGTTGAAGTAAAAGACGGCATGGTTACGGTAAAAGGAAAAAAAGGTCAGTTGATACAAGAGTTTGCTGATGTTACAATAAAGATGGAAGGAGATCAGGTTTTAGTAGAAAGATCTTCCGATTCAAAAGACCAACGTGCAAAACACGGTCTTTACAGAGCATTGATCAGCAATATGGTTGTGGGTGTTTCTGAAGGTTTTACAAAAGAATTAGAATTGGTAGGTGTTGGTTACAGGGCTTCAAACCAAGGTCAAAAATTAGATTTGGCTTTAGGTTTCTCTCACAACATCGTAATCGATGTTGCTCCTGAGGTAGTAGTGGAAACCATTTCTGAGAAAGGTAAAAACCCAATCATTAAATTAACTTCATTTGACAAACAGCTTTTAGGTGCCGTTGCCGCGAAAATCCGTGGTTTCCGTCGTCCGGAGCCGTACAAAGGAAAAGGAGTTAAGTTCGTAGGTGAAGTATTAAGAAGAAAAGCAGGTAAATCAGCTTAA
- the rpsH gene encoding 30S ribosomal protein S8 has protein sequence MYTDPIADYLTRVRNAVAANHKVVEIPASNLKKEITKILFDQGYILSYKFEENTVQGSIKIALKYDKDTKEPVIKDIQRISKPGLRKYAGAAKLPRILNGLGISIVSTSKGLMTGKQAKQLNVGGEVICYVY, from the coding sequence ATGTACACAGATCCAATCGCGGATTATTTGACAAGGGTACGTAACGCTGTGGCTGCAAACCACAAAGTTGTTGAGATCCCTGCTTCTAATCTTAAAAAAGAGATTACCAAGATCTTATTTGATCAAGGTTACATCCTGAGTTACAAATTTGAGGAGAATACCGTTCAGGGTTCCATCAAAATTGCTTTGAAGTATGATAAAGATACTAAAGAGCCTGTAATCAAGGATATCCAAAGAATTAGTAAACCAGGTTTACGTAAGTACGCAGGTGCTGCCAAATTGCCTCGAATCCTTAACGGATTAGGTATTTCTATCGTTTCCACTTCTAAAGGCCTTATGACCGGAAAGCAAGCGAAACAACTGAATGTAGGTGGTGAGGTTATCTGTTACGTATACTAA
- the rpsN gene encoding 30S ribosomal protein S14 — MAKESMKAREVKREKTVAKYAEKRKALLEAGDYEGLQKLPKNASPVRMHNRCKLTGRPRGYMRQFGISRVTFREMANNGLIPGVKKASW; from the coding sequence ATGGCTAAAGAATCAATGAAAGCCCGCGAGGTGAAAAGAGAAAAAACGGTAGCGAAATATGCTGAAAAAAGGAAGGCTCTACTAGAAGCCGGAGATTATGAAGGCCTGCAGAAATTACCAAAAAATGCTTCTCCGGTTCGTATGCACAACCGTTGCAAACTCACTGGAAGACCAAGGGGTTACATGCGTCAATTTGGAATTTCACGTGTAACTTTCCGTGAAATGGCTAATAATGGATTAATTCCAGGAGTAAAAAAGGCAAGCTGGTAA
- the rplE gene encoding 50S ribosomal protein L5, which produces MAYIPRLKQEYKDRVVSALKEEFGYKNVMQVPKLEKIVLSKGVGAAVSDKKLIDYAVDELTKITGQKAVSTISKKDVASFKLRKGMPIGAKVTLRGERMYEFLDRLITSALPRVRDFSGIKATGFDGRGNYNLGVLEQIIFPEIDIDKVNKITGMDITFVTTAATDKEAKSLLAELGLPFKKN; this is translated from the coding sequence ATGGCATATATTCCAAGACTAAAGCAAGAGTATAAAGACCGCGTTGTGTCTGCTCTTAAAGAAGAATTCGGTTACAAAAACGTAATGCAGGTTCCTAAACTTGAAAAAATCGTTTTGAGTAAAGGAGTTGGTGCAGCTGTTTCTGACAAGAAACTTATCGATTATGCTGTAGATGAATTGACAAAAATCACTGGTCAGAAAGCAGTTTCTACAATCTCCAAGAAAGACGTTGCGTCATTCAAACTGAGAAAAGGAATGCCGATTGGTGCTAAAGTAACGCTTCGTGGCGAAAGAATGTATGAATTCCTTGACAGGTTGATTACTTCAGCTTTACCACGTGTTCGTGATTTCAGCGGAATCAAAGCTACAGGCTTTGACGGAAGAGGAAATTACAACCTTGGTGTCCTGGAGCAGATCATCTTCCCGGAAATCGATATCGATAAAGTGAACAAAATCACTGGTATGGACATCACTTTCGTGACGACTGCTGCTACAGACAAAGAAGCAAAATCGTTGTTGGCTGAATTAGGTTTACCTTTTAAAAAGAATTAA
- the rplX gene encoding 50S ribosomal protein L24 — translation MIKLKIKSGDTVKVIAGDHKGTTGTVSRVYPEKNKAIVEGVNMVSKHTKPSAKNPQGGIVKKEAPIHISNLSLVEGKAADKGAKKESKKANKA, via the coding sequence ATGATAAAGCTGAAAATAAAAAGCGGAGACACTGTAAAAGTAATTGCAGGTGACCATAAAGGTACTACGGGAACTGTTTCGCGTGTGTATCCTGAGAAAAACAAAGCGATCGTTGAAGGGGTGAACATGGTGTCCAAGCACACTAAGCCAAGCGCTAAAAACCCACAAGGCGGCATCGTTAAGAAAGAAGCTCCTATCCATATCTCTAACCTGTCTTTAGTAGAAGGCAAAGCAGCAGATAAAGGCGCGAAAAAAGAATCAAAGAAAGCTAATAAAGCATAG
- the rplN gene encoding 50S ribosomal protein L14 — protein sequence MVQQESRLKVADNTGAKEVLTIRVLGGTKRRYASVGDKIVVSIKDATPNGNVKKGAVSTAVVVRTKKEVRRADGSYIRFDDNACVLLNAQGEMRGTRVFGPVARELREKQFMKIVSLAPEVL from the coding sequence ATGGTACAACAGGAATCAAGATTAAAAGTAGCAGACAACACGGGAGCAAAAGAAGTTTTGACTATTCGTGTATTAGGTGGAACGAAACGTCGTTATGCCTCTGTCGGAGATAAAATTGTAGTTTCTATTAAAGATGCCACTCCAAACGGAAACGTGAAAAAAGGAGCGGTTTCAACTGCAGTTGTTGTACGTACCAAAAAAGAGGTGAGAAGAGCAGATGGTTCTTACATCCGTTTCGACGATAATGCATGTGTTCTTCTGAACGCGCAGGGCGAAATGAGAGGAACCCGTGTTTTTGGTCCGGTTGCGAGAGAACTTCGTGAGAAACAATTCATGAAAATTGTATCATTGGCACCAGAAGTGCTTTAA
- the rpsQ gene encoding 30S ribosomal protein S17, whose product MEDKRNLRKERIGVVTSNKMDKSIVVAQVTKVKHPLYGKFVLKTKKFVAHDETNDCNIGDTVRISETRPLSKSKCWRLVEIIERAK is encoded by the coding sequence ATGGAAGATAAAAGAAACTTAAGAAAAGAAAGAATAGGTGTAGTAACCTCTAACAAAATGGACAAGTCCATCGTTGTTGCGCAGGTAACTAAAGTAAAACACCCATTATACGGTAAGTTCGTATTGAAAACAAAGAAATTTGTTGCACACGACGAAACAAATGACTGCAACATTGGAGATACGGTAAGGATCAGCGAAACGCGTCCTTTGAGTAAATCAAAATGCTGGAGATTGGTTGAAATCATTGAAAGAGCTAAGTAA
- the rpmC gene encoding 50S ribosomal protein L29, with protein sequence MKQKEIKDLSVAELQEKLSQTKKTYNDLKMAHAISPIENPLQIRSVRRTVARLATELSKREQQ encoded by the coding sequence ATGAAACAAAAAGAGATAAAAGATCTTTCCGTTGCTGAATTGCAGGAAAAACTGAGCCAGACTAAAAAGACCTATAACGATCTTAAAATGGCCCACGCTATTTCTCCTATAGAGAATCCGCTTCAGATCAGAAGTGTAAGAAGAACAGTTGCAAGACTGGCTACTGAATTGAGCAAAAGAGAGCAACAATAA
- the rplP gene encoding 50S ribosomal protein L16 has translation MLQPKRTKYRKVQKGKMKGNANRGHELSNGMFGIKSVHEDGMFLTSRQIEAARIAATRYMKREGQLWIKIFPDKPITKKPLEVRMGKGKGAVEYWAAVVKPGRIMFEVGGVPLSVAKEALRLAAQKLPVKTKFVVARDFEA, from the coding sequence ATGTTACAGCCTAAAAGAACAAAATACCGTAAGGTACAGAAAGGTAAAATGAAAGGAAATGCCAACAGAGGGCATGAACTTTCTAACGGAATGTTCGGAATTAAATCTGTACACGAAGATGGAATGTTCCTTACTTCACGTCAAATCGAGGCTGCGCGTATTGCTGCAACCCGTTACATGAAAAGGGAGGGACAACTTTGGATCAAAATTTTCCCGGACAAGCCAATCACCAAGAAACCTCTCGAGGTACGTATGGGTAAAGGTAAGGGAGCCGTTGAATATTGGGCTGCCGTTGTTAAACCAGGAAGAATTATGTTTGAAGTTGGTGGTGTGCCATTGTCTGTAGCTAAAGAAGCTTTAAGACTTGCTGCGCAAAAACTACCAGTGAAGACCAAATTCGTCGTTGCGAGAGATTTCGAAGCATAA
- the rpsC gene encoding 30S ribosomal protein S3 — MGQKTNPIGNRLGIIRGWDSNWFGGNDYGDKIAEDYKIRKYIHARLSKASVSKVIIERTLKLVTVTITTARPGIIIGKGGQEVDKLKEELKKVTDKEVQINIFEIKRPELDAYLVATSIARQIESRISYRRAIKMAIAASMRMNAEGIKVLISGRLNGAEMARSEGFKEGRIPLSTFRADIDYALAEAHTTYGRMGIKVWIMKGEVYGKRDLSPLVGMDKQKSGTGGGDKRNDGPRGDRKPFNKDRKPGGGGDRKRK; from the coding sequence ATGGGACAAAAGACAAATCCAATCGGAAACAGACTTGGGATCATCAGAGGATGGGACTCTAACTGGTTTGGTGGTAATGACTACGGCGATAAAATCGCTGAGGATTACAAAATCAGGAAATACATCCACGCCCGTTTATCTAAAGCTAGTGTATCAAAAGTAATCATCGAGAGGACTTTGAAGCTTGTAACCGTTACTATCACCACCGCACGCCCTGGTATCATCATCGGGAAAGGCGGCCAGGAGGTAGACAAGCTGAAAGAAGAACTTAAGAAAGTTACTGACAAAGAGGTTCAAATCAACATCTTTGAAATCAAAAGACCTGAACTTGATGCTTATCTGGTTGCGACCAGCATCGCCCGTCAGATCGAAAGCCGTATTTCTTACAGAAGGGCAATCAAAATGGCTATTGCTGCCTCTATGCGTATGAACGCTGAAGGTATCAAAGTTTTGATTTCCGGACGTTTGAACGGTGCTGAGATGGCACGTTCAGAAGGTTTCAAAGAAGGACGTATTCCTCTATCAACTTTCAGAGCCGATATCGACTATGCTTTGGCTGAAGCACACACGACTTATGGTCGTATGGGTATCAAAGTATGGATCATGAAAGGCGAAGTTTACGGAAAGAGAGATCTTTCTCCACTTGTCGGAATGGACAAACAAAAGTCTGGTACTGGTGGTGGTGACAAGCGCAACGATGGCCCAAGGGGTGATCGTAAGCCTTTCAACAAAGACAGAAAACCAGGTGGCGGTGGAGACCGTAAAAGAAAGTAA
- the rplV gene encoding 50S ribosomal protein L22 produces the protein MGVRKRERAEGIKEANKQIAFAKLNNCPTSPRKMRLVADLVRGQKVERALNILRFSTKEASRKLEKLLLSAINNWEQKNADGNVAEAGLIVKEIRVDGGMMLKRLRPAPQGRAHRIRKRSNHVTIVLGQLDNTQSN, from the coding sequence ATGGGAGTTCGTAAAAGAGAAAGAGCCGAAGGCATCAAAGAAGCTAACAAGCAGATCGCTTTCGCAAAGTTGAATAACTGCCCTACTTCACCTAGAAAAATGCGCTTAGTAGCAGACTTGGTAAGAGGTCAGAAGGTAGAAAGAGCGTTGAACATCTTAAGGTTCAGCACTAAAGAAGCTTCACGCAAGCTTGAAAAACTGTTGTTATCTGCAATCAATAACTGGGAGCAGAAAAATGCTGACGGTAACGTAGCTGAAGCAGGGTTGATCGTGAAAGAAATCCGTGTAGACGGAGGTATGATGCTCAAAAGGCTTCGTCCTGCGCCGCAAGGAAGAGCACACAGAATTAGAAAGCGTTCGAACCACGTAACCATCGTGCTCGGACAATTAGATAACACACAAAGCAACTAA
- the rpsS gene encoding 30S ribosomal protein S19 encodes MARSLKKGPFVHYKLDKKVQENIEKGNKGVVKTWSRASMITPDFVGQTIAVHNGRQFVPVYVTENMVGHKLGEFSPTRSFRGHAGAKNKGKK; translated from the coding sequence ATGGCACGTTCATTAAAAAAAGGCCCTTTTGTTCACTATAAGTTGGATAAAAAAGTTCAGGAAAACATTGAAAAAGGCAATAAAGGAGTAGTAAAGACATGGTCTCGCGCTTCTATGATTACGCCTGACTTCGTAGGCCAAACGATCGCTGTACACAACGGTCGTCAGTTTGTACCAGTTTACGTAACAGAAAACATGGTAGGTCATAAATTAGGAGAATTTTCGCCGACAAGATCATTCCGTGGTCATGCTGGAGCAAAAAATAAAGGTAAAAAATAA